A region of Cellulophaga sp. RHA19 DNA encodes the following proteins:
- a CDS encoding phosphotransferase — protein MTNFPVTTSTLSATALGTLVKHQYNLTEDFKCSLFRTGINHTYFLKNINTTYVLRVYCYNWRTKQEILEELKLLELLKNSGLSVSYALADKNNNLIQKIQAPEGERYAVLFSFAEGEKVRFIDNNTCFTIGTLMGKIHNVTKEKTIARISYTTEALVTKPYNFTSKYFDANLPEMEYIRAQGQKIEESFKNIMHTKIPKGIIHLDIWYDNMSITKNKEITIFDFDFCGNGYLVLDVAYFCKQLFHIETDKEVYQLKLKEFLKGYQKQRVLSKEEVDFIPIAANAIWLFYLGVQAQRFDWSNIFLSKNYLKMYLGRLENWNTYCSKNKNAFTL, from the coding sequence ATGACAAATTTTCCAGTAACTACCTCTACTCTTTCCGCTACAGCTTTAGGCACGCTGGTTAAACATCAGTATAATTTAACTGAAGATTTTAAGTGTTCTTTGTTTAGAACAGGCATAAATCACACTTATTTTTTAAAAAACATAAATACTACCTATGTTCTGCGTGTGTATTGTTATAATTGGAGAACCAAACAAGAAATTTTAGAAGAGTTAAAACTTTTAGAACTATTAAAAAATAGCGGGTTAAGTGTTTCCTATGCATTAGCAGATAAAAACAACAACCTTATACAAAAAATACAAGCTCCAGAAGGAGAACGCTACGCTGTACTTTTTTCTTTTGCCGAAGGGGAAAAAGTTAGGTTTATAGACAACAACACTTGTTTTACTATAGGCACGCTAATGGGTAAAATACATAATGTTACTAAAGAAAAAACAATAGCCCGTATTAGCTATACTACAGAAGCACTGGTTACAAAACCATATAATTTTACAAGTAAATATTTTGATGCTAACTTGCCAGAAATGGAATACATTAGAGCGCAAGGCCAAAAGATTGAAGAGTCCTTTAAAAATATAATGCACACCAAAATACCAAAAGGTATTATCCATTTAGACATTTGGTATGATAATATGAGCATTACCAAAAATAAAGAAATTACTATTTTTGATTTTGATTTCTGTGGAAATGGTTACTTAGTGTTAGATGTCGCCTATTTCTGTAAGCAACTTTTTCATATAGAAACAGATAAAGAAGTATACCAATTAAAGCTTAAAGAGTTTTTAAAAGGTTACCAAAAACAAAGAGTATTAAGTAAAGAAGAAGTTGATTTTATACCTATTGCAGCTAATGCAATTTGGCTATTTTATTTAGGTGTACAAGCGCAAAGGTTTGACTGGTCTAACATATTTTTAAGCAAAAACTATTTAAAAATGTATTTAGGCCGATTAGAAAACTGGAATACCTACTGCAGTAAAAACAAAAATGCCTTTACGTTGTGA
- a CDS encoding RNA polymerase sigma factor, giving the protein MQDQQLIDHLFRHQYGKMVSILIRIFGLKNIEIIEDAVQDTFAKATVQWRKKVPENPEAWFTKAAKNRVIDLLRKLDADKNRVEKLNYSASAIAFNNLFDKEEIQDSELRMIFTACHPKLDTKDQIAFALKTIGGFSTAEIASALLLKPETVKKRLTRAKQTIRAKKVNFELPTKKRLQERLHNALEVIYLIFNEGFHSNHNKFLVRKELCGEALRLTKIILSKQEFRCGASYALFALLCFNSSRLGAKVDENFNSIDLKNQDRTKWYLPLIHLGNNALVKAEEFGDFSTYHIEAAIVAEHLKAANFKDTNWKKILELYKQLQQHQDNTMVSLSIAVVLIQLKEQENAYQILLQLEPEALEQRSYLFYGVKAEYYKSLGKIKEAVTYLDIAIENVYSKPEKTYLVKKKNALLTT; this is encoded by the coding sequence ATGCAAGACCAACAACTTATAGACCATCTTTTTAGACACCAGTACGGAAAGATGGTCTCTATTTTAATTCGAATTTTTGGATTAAAAAACATAGAAATTATAGAAGATGCTGTGCAAGATACTTTTGCAAAAGCAACGGTGCAGTGGCGTAAAAAAGTCCCAGAAAATCCTGAAGCTTGGTTTACAAAAGCAGCAAAAAATAGGGTAATAGATTTACTGCGAAAACTAGATGCAGATAAAAATAGAGTTGAAAAATTAAATTATAGTGCTTCTGCCATAGCATTTAATAATTTATTTGATAAAGAAGAAATACAAGACAGTGAGCTCCGAATGATTTTTACTGCTTGCCACCCTAAATTAGATACTAAAGACCAAATAGCTTTTGCATTAAAAACTATTGGTGGTTTTAGCACTGCAGAAATTGCCTCTGCCTTATTATTAAAACCAGAAACAGTTAAAAAAAGACTCACAAGAGCAAAGCAAACAATAAGAGCAAAGAAGGTTAATTTTGAGTTACCTACTAAAAAAAGACTTCAAGAGCGCTTACATAATGCCTTAGAAGTTATATATCTTATTTTTAACGAAGGTTTTCACTCTAACCACAATAAGTTCTTAGTTCGTAAAGAATTGTGCGGAGAAGCGCTTAGATTAACTAAAATTATACTCTCTAAGCAAGAGTTTAGGTGTGGTGCTAGTTATGCTTTATTTGCCCTTTTATGCTTTAATTCATCTAGACTAGGTGCAAAAGTAGACGAGAACTTTAATAGTATCGACTTAAAAAACCAAGATCGTACCAAATGGTATTTACCTTTAATACATTTAGGAAATAATGCATTGGTAAAAGCAGAGGAGTTTGGAGATTTTTCTACTTACCATATTGAAGCAGCCATTGTTGCAGAGCATTTAAAAGCAGCAAATTTTAAAGATACCAATTGGAAAAAGATTTTAGAACTGTATAAACAGTTACAACAACACCAAGATAATACAATGGTGTCTTTGTCTATTGCTGTTGTACTAATTCAGTTAAAAGAGCAAGAAAATGCATATCAAATACTGCTGCAATTAGAGCCAGAAGCCTTAGAACAACGCTCTTATTTGTTTTATGGGGTTAAGGCTGAGTATTATAAAAGCTTAGGAAAAATAAAAGAAGCAGTTACTTATTTAGACATAGCTATAGAAAATGTATACAGTAAACCAGAAAAAACTTATTTGGTTAAAAAGAAAAATGCTTTGCTCACAACGTAA
- a CDS encoding YciI family protein, translated as MKDFMLIFIGKEYTDLGLSPEQMQERMGKWFAWNQKMQEQGVVKQGEALHPEVRQITGPKRTVTDRTAAELKEIVGGYYMVKAKDLDAASKIAQDFPDFDLGNTVEIREVLVFDDME; from the coding sequence ATGAAAGATTTTATGCTAATTTTTATTGGAAAAGAGTACACAGACCTAGGACTTTCTCCAGAGCAAATGCAAGAACGTATGGGGAAGTGGTTTGCTTGGAACCAAAAAATGCAAGAACAAGGTGTTGTAAAACAAGGCGAAGCTTTGCATCCAGAAGTTAGACAAATTACTGGTCCTAAAAGAACAGTAACAGACCGCACAGCTGCAGAACTTAAAGAAATAGTTGGTGGCTACTATATGGTAAAAGCAAAAGATTTAGATGCAGCTAGTAAAATAGCACAAGATTTTCCGGATTTTGACCTTGGCAATACTGTAGAAATAAGAGAAGTATTAGTTTTTGATGATATGGAATAA
- a CDS encoding sensor histidine kinase, producing the protein MQKLWFTYKKWYINYIGFELINSNKALEYFRDKLFISIILLVNFFGILAYIPSVIVAYINLEMVLVIIDTLAVSVLLFVVLNKAISLRIKKTIFSVNLLVLSTILLINNDLSGNGPLILLMTTSAITLYSGKKAGFYAFGYATLVYIILLTCIKLGYFNFRYTVGYNFTELIIIALNNLFFNLILIFSISFLITQLHKALVSEKKLQKALVVKHNNAVAARNKAEQSEQLKSAFLANISHEIGTPMYSILGTTDLLKEYNKKDKEYQKSLTLIENNGNKLLDIIADIVNISKVESGLMPINPTAFNIKNSVEKVYSDLQKEAKEKQINFTITDLISANEALIYTDKEKVEAVLNHLIKNAIKYTEKGSINIKCHLPEQGKIAFEVSDTGIGIPKDKFRSIFKAFYQVDTDQKNALHGSGVGLAISKAYTEMLGGKLSLKNNENSGATFGFTVSTHLQSEETV; encoded by the coding sequence ATGCAGAAATTATGGTTCACATATAAAAAGTGGTACATTAACTATATAGGTTTTGAGTTAATTAATAGCAATAAGGCATTAGAATACTTTAGAGATAAGTTGTTTATTTCTATCATTTTATTGGTAAACTTTTTTGGTATTTTAGCTTATATACCTAGTGTAATTGTTGCTTATATAAATTTAGAAATGGTACTAGTAATAATAGACACTTTAGCTGTATCTGTTTTACTCTTTGTGGTTTTAAATAAAGCTATATCTCTAAGAATAAAAAAGACAATCTTTTCTGTTAATTTGTTAGTACTATCTACTATTCTACTAATCAATAATGATTTAAGCGGTAATGGACCATTAATTTTATTAATGACAACTTCTGCTATTACCTTGTACAGTGGTAAAAAAGCAGGTTTTTATGCTTTTGGTTATGCTACTTTAGTATATATTATTTTATTAACCTGTATTAAACTAGGCTATTTTAACTTTAGATATACGGTAGGTTACAATTTTACAGAGCTTATTATTATTGCTTTAAACAATCTGTTTTTTAATTTAATATTAATTTTTTCTATATCATTTTTAATAACCCAACTACACAAAGCTTTGGTTAGTGAAAAAAAATTGCAAAAAGCTTTAGTTGTTAAACACAATAACGCTGTTGCTGCTAGAAATAAAGCGGAACAGTCTGAGCAATTAAAGTCTGCCTTTTTAGCAAATATTAGTCACGAAATTGGAACTCCAATGTACAGTATTTTAGGAACTACAGACCTATTAAAAGAATACAATAAAAAAGATAAAGAGTATCAGAAATCATTAACATTAATAGAAAACAACGGTAATAAGCTTTTAGACATTATTGCAGACATTGTAAATATTTCTAAAGTAGAATCTGGACTTATGCCAATTAACCCTACTGCTTTTAATATTAAAAATAGTGTTGAAAAAGTTTACTCTGACTTGCAAAAAGAAGCCAAAGAAAAACAAATAAATTTTACCATTACAGATTTAATTAGTGCCAACGAAGCTCTTATTTACACCGATAAAGAAAAAGTTGAAGCCGTATTAAATCATTTGATAAAAAATGCAATTAAATACACAGAAAAGGGGTCTATTAATATTAAATGCCATTTACCAGAACAAGGTAAAATAGCATTTGAGGTTAGTGATACCGGCATTGGTATACCAAAAGACAAGTTTAGGTCTATTTTTAAAGCTTTTTACCAGGTAGATACCGATCAAAAAAATGCGTTACACGGTTCTGGTGTTGGTTTAGCAATTTCTAAGGCATACACAGAAATGCTTGGCGGCAAATTAAGCCTTAAAAACAATGAAAATAGCGGAGCCACTTTTGGCTTTACTGTTTCTACACATTTGCAATCAGAAGAAACGGTTTAA
- a CDS encoding sensor histidine kinase, producing MIQKWWKSYTNWFVKYSNFKKVNKSKDLDYFRDKLFISILLLTFLIGGIAYFPSSYVAINRNELIIVYLDTLAILTLIVIVFVNKIGFNTKKTVFSITLFLLSIGLLLNLGFKGNGSILILTTTSLITLYKGRKEGVNWVLLTVVLYLILLAGYYFNLFYFPFFDDYDFEVLAVVTVNNVLFNFILVFSLSFLIKQLHKALVKENKLQKELVIKHNNAVSAQKRAEKSDRLKSAFLSNISHEIGTPMYGILGSADLLKELHKNNKESQEYLQLIEENGNKLLEIIADIVNISKLETGLMALNTSAFNINSVIRASFANAEASAEKKGISISKNNLISPNEALVYTDKEKLTTVLKHLLNNAIKYTEKGTINLSCYYKDISTIEFVIKDTGIGVPKDKIAAIFKAFYQVDTDQKNALHGAGVGLAIAKAYAEMLGGKMSLENNEDEDGATFRFTISAQLNKS from the coding sequence ATGATACAAAAATGGTGGAAGTCTTACACAAATTGGTTTGTAAAATACAGTAATTTTAAAAAGGTTAATAAAAGTAAAGATCTAGACTATTTTAGAGACAAACTTTTTATATCTATTTTACTACTTACATTTTTAATTGGAGGTATAGCCTATTTTCCAAGTAGTTATGTTGCCATAAACAGAAACGAGTTAATTATAGTTTACTTAGACACCCTTGCTATATTAACATTAATCGTAATTGTTTTTGTAAACAAAATAGGCTTTAACACTAAAAAAACTGTTTTTTCTATTACATTATTTCTACTATCTATTGGGCTACTACTAAATTTAGGTTTTAAAGGAAACGGAAGCATTTTAATACTTACAACAACCTCACTAATAACACTTTACAAAGGTCGTAAAGAAGGTGTAAACTGGGTATTGCTTACTGTGGTGTTATACTTAATTTTACTAGCCGGCTATTATTTTAATCTCTTTTATTTTCCATTTTTTGATGATTATGATTTTGAAGTACTAGCTGTAGTAACAGTAAACAACGTACTCTTTAATTTTATACTAGTATTCTCTTTGTCTTTTTTAATAAAACAATTACACAAAGCATTGGTTAAAGAAAATAAGCTACAAAAAGAGCTTGTTATTAAACACAACAATGCTGTTTCTGCACAAAAAAGAGCCGAAAAATCAGATAGATTAAAATCTGCATTTTTATCTAATATTAGTCACGAAATTGGTACTCCAATGTATGGTATTTTAGGTAGTGCAGACCTTTTAAAAGAGCTTCATAAAAACAACAAAGAATCTCAAGAGTACTTACAACTTATTGAGGAAAATGGAAATAAATTATTAGAAATAATAGCTGATATTGTAAACATATCTAAGCTAGAAACAGGTTTAATGGCACTTAATACCTCTGCATTTAATATAAACAGTGTTATTAGAGCATCTTTTGCTAACGCAGAAGCAAGTGCAGAGAAAAAAGGAATAAGCATTAGTAAAAACAACTTAATAAGCCCTAATGAGGCTTTGGTATATACAGACAAAGAAAAGCTAACTACAGTGCTAAAACACCTTTTAAACAATGCTATTAAGTATACAGAAAAAGGAACTATAAATTTAAGTTGTTATTACAAAGACATAAGTACTATTGAGTTTGTTATAAAAGATACAGGCATTGGCGTACCAAAAGATAAGATTGCTGCTATTTTTAAAGCTTTTTACCAGGTAGATACAGACCAAAAAAATGCATTACACGGAGCTGGTGTTGGTTTGGCAATTGCAAAGGCGTATGCAGAAATGTTAGGTGGTAAAATGAGCTTAGAAAACAACGAGGATGAAGATGGTGCTACGTTTAGGTTTACTATTAGTGCACAACTGAATAAAAGTTAA
- a CDS encoding DUF6891 domain-containing protein: MTLELKTEVLEQVKEQVAFGFTSKEDILEILLDSFYGETTLDESWLKQQIDEQFTVHQKINASLGPKTDFNRLVSAFDQLNAEKIVSLHKAGYTRQDAEGDCLEIVEELTNLDIKTSGYCYYHEQDVESVLLSSGTLHIGYNSTDHNETATKTIANRILEVLVQNNFKVNWNGNVENRIEIKDFKWEKAYDGVDYNYDHIFNILEKQHKPKAKSTLKNDKKPFWKFC, encoded by the coding sequence ATGACCTTAGAATTAAAAACAGAAGTATTAGAACAAGTTAAAGAACAAGTAGCATTTGGTTTTACAAGCAAAGAAGATATTTTAGAAATACTATTAGATTCTTTTTATGGTGAAACAACCCTTGATGAAAGTTGGCTAAAGCAACAAATTGATGAACAATTTACAGTACACCAAAAAATTAATGCTAGTTTAGGTCCTAAAACCGATTTTAATAGGCTTGTAAGTGCTTTTGATCAACTTAATGCTGAAAAGATTGTAAGTCTACATAAAGCTGGTTATACTAGGCAAGATGCAGAAGGAGATTGTTTAGAAATAGTTGAAGAATTAACTAACTTAGACATTAAGACAAGCGGGTATTGTTATTACCACGAGCAAGATGTAGAAAGCGTTCTTTTAAGTAGCGGAACTTTGCATATTGGTTACAATAGTACAGACCACAATGAAACTGCCACAAAAACCATTGCAAACCGTATTTTAGAAGTTTTAGTGCAGAACAATTTTAAGGTTAATTGGAACGGAAATGTAGAAAACAGAATAGAGATAAAAGACTTTAAATGGGAAAAGGCGTATGATGGTGTAGATTACAATTACGATCATATTTTTAATATTTTGGAAAAGCAACATAAACCTAAAGCTAAGTCAACTCTTAAAAATGACAAAAAACCATTCTGGAAATTTTGTTAG